Proteins encoded within one genomic window of Camelina sativa cultivar DH55 chromosome 19, Cs, whole genome shotgun sequence:
- the LOC104765084 gene encoding putative DUF21 domain-containing protein At3g13070, chloroplastic: protein MTGMALELSVLGRSVIDTKALNLKRYGQKSKLSGRLLPRAELHCPVVLSSSRNSNLSFRFRRSCEFSYRSRFMLFSSSQCHEGSQHNSDSGEKELESIKVLLKRGIVLGAVVCGVFLYRCPKVLASAGVVEAGYEVFGQSVVLFKNALPKIYQVLKVLREQGLILAALLSLSAFFSMAETSITTLWPWKVRELAEKEPENGVFRMLRSDVTRFLTTILIGTTVVNIAATALVTEAATAIFGEAGVSAATGLMTVAILLLTEITPKSVAVHNAQEVARLVVRPVAWLSLVLYPVGRIVTYLSMGILKILGLKGRSEPYVTEDELKLMLRGAELSGAIEEEEQDMIENVLEIKDTHVREVMTPLVDVVAIDASGSLVDFHSMWVTHQYSRVPVFEQRIDNIVGIAYAMDLLDYVQKGDLLESTSVGDMAHKPAYFVPDSMSVWNLLREFRIRKVHMAVVLNEYGGTIGIVTLEDVVEEIVGEIFDENDSKEEIQKKTGYIVMRDEGIYDVDANTSIDQLSEELNMKMPEGIQYETVSGFVCEAFGYIPKTGESVKVVLEKESWEEDGEEEEGKQERQEPKEKHQIYRVEILAGNARKVSAVRFERVNDMDQVSEAKDVKSMVPKFVRKWSSEEDDGNLSDEDQPENAVLDEHVLADNSKKQQ from the exons ATGACGGGCATGGCACTTGAGTTATCTGTTCTGGGTCGATCTGTCATTGACACAAAAGCTTTAAATTTGAAGAGATATGGTCAAAAATCGAAGCTTTCAGGAAGACTTCTCCCTAGAGCTGAGCTGCACTGCCCTGTGGTTTTGAGTTCGTCTAGAAACTCCAATTTGAGTTTTAGATTCAGACGAAGTTGTGAATTTAGCTACAGAAGTCGTTTTATGCTGTTTAGCTCGAGTCAGTGTCACGAGGGTAGTCAACATAATTCTGATTCTGGCGAGAAGGAGCTGGAGTCGATTAAGGTTTTGCTGAAACGTGGAATTGTTCTAGGAGCTGTAGTGTGTGGAGTTTTCTTGTATCGATGCCCAAAAGTTTTAGCATCGGCTGGTGTTGTGGAAGCAGGATATGAGGTGTTTGGTCAGAGCGTAGTCTTGTTTAAGAATGCTTTGCCAAAAATTTACCAGGTTCTTAAGGTTCTTAGAGAGCAAGGTCTTATATTGGCTGCGCTGCTCAGTCTCTCTGCATTCTTCTCTATGGCTGAGACCTCTATTACCACTTTGTGGCCGTGGAAG GTGCGTGAGTTGGCTGAGAAAGAACCAGAGAATGGTGTATTCAGAATGCTCCGGAGTGATGTTACCAGATTCCTGACGACAATACTTATTGGAACAAC TGTTGTGAATATTGCGGCAACTGCCCTGGTCACTGAAGCAGCAACAGCTATATTTGGGGAAGCTGGTGTTAGTGCAGCCACTGGATTGATGACA GTGGCTATTTTACTCTTGACTGAAATTACTCCAAAAAGTGTTGCTGTCCACAATGCTCAAGAAGTTGCAAGGCTTGTG GTCAGGCCAGTGGCGTGGCTTTCCTTAGTATTATATCCTGTGGGAAGAATTGTCACATATCTGTCAATGGGAATACTGAAAATTCTTGGTTTGAAAGGACGGAG CGAACCATATGTTACTGAAGATGAGTTGAAACTGATGCTACGAGGTGCAGAATTAAGTGGCGCCATTGAAGAAGAGGAGCAG GATATGATTGAAAATGTGCTGGAGATAAAGGATACCCATGTCCGAGAGGTGATGACTCCTCTTGTTGATGTAGTTGCTATTGACGCCAGTGGCAGTCTAGTTGATTTCCATAGTATGTGGGTGACCCATCAGTACTCAAG GGTGCCTGTTTTTGAGCAGCGTATAGATAACATCGTGGGAATCGCATATGCTATGGATCTCCTAGATTATGTTCAAAAG GGTGATCTACTAGAAAGTACTTCTGTAGGGGACATGGCACATAAGCCTGCATACTTCGTCCCTG ATTCAATGTCTGTTTGGAATCTTCTTAGAGAATTTCGCATAAGAAAGGTTCACATGGCAGTTGTTCTTAACGAATATGGTGGAACCATTGGA ATAGTAACTCTTGAAGATGTGGTCGAAGAGATTGTTGGTgaaatatttgatgaaaatgatTCAAAA GAGGAGATTCAGAAGAAAACAGGGTATATTGTCATGAGAGATGAGGGGATATATGATGTTGATGCTAATACCTCGATAGACCAGCTATCTGAAGAACTGAATATGAAAATGCCAGAG GGCATTCAGTACGAGACAGTTTCAGGCTTTGTGTGCGAGGCCTTTGGATATATCCCAAAAACTGGAGAAAGTGTAAAGGTTGTTCTTGAAAAGGAAAGCTGGGAAGAGGATggtgaggaagaggaaggtAAACAGGAGAGGCAAGAGCCAAAGGAAAAGCACCAAATTTATAGAGTAGAG ATACTAGCAGGAAATGCAAGAAAAGTTAGTGCTGTCCGCTTTGAAAGAGTGAACGATATGGATCAAGTGTCGGAGGCAAAAGATGTAAAAAGCATGGTTCCTAAATTTGTAAGGAAATGGAGTAGCGAAGAGGATGATGGGAACTTGTCTGATGAAGACCAACCCGAGAATGCTGTCTTAGATGAACATGTATTGGCTGATAATAGCAAGAAACAGCAATGA
- the LOC104765083 gene encoding ABC transporter C family member 3-like encodes MDFRGSTTGNGMLAMLSSFSESILPPDSTSFLLKPHFLTWVSGFLHAVLLLLLFCSFVRDKIRGNNNNNGYSAVTESLKDSRGFGFKSALFSSFALSLLNLVLMSLSGFYWYDSGWSDNDQLVSSLGFLLGLVSWGVLSIRLHRCRGYEDKKAPFLLRLWLCFYLVVSCYSLVVDFVLYKRDETVSGHLLAYDVLAFSAALFLGYVAFFKKDRSNRIGVLEEPLLNGGDSSVVVGGGGVVLNKTNGSGEATPYSRAGILSLLTFSWMSPLIEVGNKKTIDLEDVPQLHDNDSVVGLAPKFRSMLEASDGEESSGVTTFKLIKALFFSAQWEILVTAFFAFIYTVASYVGPALIDTFVQYLNGRRLYNHEGYVLVITFFVAKFVECLSQRHWFFRLQKVGIRMRSALVAMIYDKGLTLSCQSKQGSTSGEIINFMTVDAERIGDFSWYMHDPWMVLLQVGLALWILYRNLGLASIAALVATILVMLVNFPFGRMQERFQEKLMKAKDSRMKSTSEILRNMRILKLQGWEMKFLSKIFELRKSEEGWLKKYVYNSAVISFVFWGAPTIVSVCTFGACILLGIPLESGKILSALATFRILQEPIYNLPDTISMLVQTKVSLDRLASYLCLDNLQPDIVERLPKGSSDMAVEVINSTLSWDVSSANPTLKDINFKIFPGMKVAVCGTVGSGKSSLLSSLLGEVPKISGSLKVCGTKAYVAQSPWIQSGKIEDNILFGKPMERERYDKVLEACSLSKDLEILSFGDQTVIGERGINLSGGQKQRIQIARALYQDADIYLFDDPFSAVDAHTGSHLFKEVLLGLLSSKSVIYVTHQVEFLPAADLILVMKDGRISQAGKYSDILNSGTDFMELIGAHQEALAVVGSVDANSVSEKSVLGEENVLGEENGAVRDALGFDGKQVSQDPKNDKVDSGEPQRQIVQEEEREKGSVSLDVYWKYITLAYGGALVPFILLAQTLFQLLQIGSNYWMAWATPVSKDVQAPVKLSTLMIVYVALAFGSSLCILVRATLLVTAGYKTATELFHKMHRCIFRSPMSFFDSTPSGRIMSRASTDQSSVDLEIPYQFGSVAITVIQLIGIIGVMSQVSWMVFLVFIPVVAASIWYQRYYIAAARELSRLVGVCKAPLIQHFSETISGATTIRSFSQESRFRADNMRLSDGYSRPKFYTAGAMEWLCFRLDMLSSLTFVFSLVFLVSIPTGVIDPSLAGLAVTYGLNLNTLQAWLIWTLCNLENKIISVERILQYASVPSEPPLVIESNRPEQSWPSRGEVDIRDLQVRYAPHMPLVLRGITCTFKGGLRTGIVGRTGSGKSTLIQTLFRIVEPSAGEIRIDGVNILTIGLHDLRLRLSIIPQDPTMFEGTVRSNLDPLEEYTDDQIWEALDKCQLGDEMRKKEQKLDSSVSENGENWSMGQRQLVCLGRVLLKRSKILVLDEATASVDTATDNLIQKTLREHFSDCTVITIAHRISSVIDSDMVLLLSNGSIEEYDTPVRLLEDKSSSFSKLVAEYTTRSSSSFE; translated from the exons ATGGACTTTCGCGGTTCCACAACGGGTAACGGTATGTTAGCAATGTTGTCATCGTTTTCGGAATCTATTTTGCCACCCGATTCTACGTCTTTCCTTCTGAAACCCCATTTCCTTACATGGGTTTCTGGTTTCTTACACGCGGTTTTGTTGCTGCTCCTGTTTTGCTCATTCGTGCGTGATAAAATTAGGggtaataacaataataatggtTATTCTGCTGTTACGGAGAGCTTAAAAGATAGTAGGGGTTTTGGGTTTAAGTCGGCTCTGTTTTCTAGTTTTGCCTTATCTCTGCTTAATCTCGTGTTGATGTCGTTGAGTGGTTTCTATTGGTACGATAGTGGTTGGTCGGATAATGACCAGCTAGTTTCTTCCCTCGGGTTTCTATTGGGATTGGTTTCTTGGGGGGTTTTGTCGATTCGTTTGCATCGCTGTAGGGGTTATGAGGATAAAAAGGCTCCCTTTTTACTTAGGCTATGGTTGTGCTTCTATCTCGTGGTTTCTTGTTACTCTCTTGTGGTAGACTTTGTTCTGTACAAGAGAGATGAAACTGTATCTGGTCACCTTCTAGCGTACGATGTTCTTGCTTTTAGTGCTGCTTTGTTTCTCGGTTATGTGGCTTTCTTCAAGAAAGATAGAAGCAACAGAATTGGAGTTTTGGAAGAACCTCTATTGAACGGTGGTGATTctagtgttgttgttggtggtggtggcgtTGTGTTGAATAAAACCAATGGGAGTGGTGAGGCTACTCCTTACTCGAGAGCTGGCATTCTCAGTCTTTTGACTTTCTCATGGATGAGTCCATTAATAGAAGTTGGAAACAAGAAAACCATTGATCTAGAAGATGTTCCGCAGCTTCATGATAACGACAGCGTGGTTGGGTTAGCTCCTAAGTTTAGGAGTATGCTTGAAGCATCAGATGGGGAAGAGAGTAGTGGCGTTACCACGTTCAAGCTTATAAAGGCGTTGTTTTTTTCGGCTCAGTGGGAGATTCTAGTGACAGCATTCTTTGCTTTCATCTACACGGTCGCGTCATATGTTGGGCCTGCACTCATTGATACTTTCGTTCAATACCTTAATGGACGTAGGCTGTACAACCATGAAGGATATGTGCTAGTCATTACTTTCTTTGTTGCTAAGTTTGTGGAGTGCCTTTCACAGAGACATTGGTTCTTTAGGCTACAGAAGGTTGGCATTAGGATGAGATCAGCCTTGGTCGCGATGATATATGATAAGGGTCTGACCCTTTCATGCCAGTCAAAGCAAGGAAGCACAAGTGGGGAGATTATAAATTTCATGACGGTGGATGCTGAGAGGATTGGTGATTTTAGTTGGTACATGCATGACCCCTGGATGGTTTTGTTACAAGTCGGTCTGGCTCTGTGGATCTTGTATAGAAATCTTGGACTAGCATCAATAGCGGCTTTAGTTGCTACCATTTTAGTAATGCTTGTGAATTTTCCATTCGGGAGAATGCAAGAGAGGTTTCAGGAGAAGTTAATGAAAGCTAAGGATAGCCGGATGAAATCAACATCTGAGATCTTAAGAAACATGAGGATTCTCAAACTTCAGGGATGGGAAATGAAGTTTCTGTCCAAGATTTTTGAGCTTCGCAAATCTGAGGAAGGGTGGCTGAAAAAGTATGTGTATAACTCGGCTGTTATAAGCTTTGTTTTCTGGGGGGCTCCTACTATTGTGTCAGTCTGCACTTTTGGTGCTTGTATACTTCTCGGTATTCCCCTTGAGTCAGGAAAGATACTCTCCGCGCTTGCAACCTTCAGGATTCTACAAGAGCCTATCTACAATCTTCCCGACACTATCTCCATGCTTGTGCAGACAAAAGTCTCTCTTGATAGACTTGCATCCTATCTTTGTCTGGACAATCTACAGCCTGACATTGTAGAGAGGCTCCCCAAGGGAAGTTCAGACATGGCGGTCGAAGTGATCAACAGCACTTTATCTTGGGATGTCTCATCCGCTAACCCAACTCTAAAAGACATAAATTTCAAGATCTTTCCTGGGATGAAGGTTGCAGTTTGTGGTACTGTTGGCTCTGGGAAATCGAGCTTACTTTCATCTTTACTAGGAGAAGTACCCAAGATATCTGGAAGTCTTAAGGTTTGTGGGACAAAAGCGTATGTTGCACAATCTCCTTGGATTCAGAGCGGTAAAATTGAGGACAACATCTTGTTTGGTAAACCTATGGAAAGAGAACGATATGATAAGGTGCTTGAAGCATGTTCTTTGAGTAAGGATCTGGAAATACTTTCATTCGGTGATCAGACAGTTATTGGAGAACGCGGCATCAATTTGAGTGGTGGACAAAAGCAAAGGATACAGATTGCACGCGCTCTCTACCAAGATGCGGATATCTATCTGTTTGATGATCCTTTTAGTGCTGTGGATGCACACACAGGGTCGCATCTCTTTAAG GAAGTCTTACTGGGGCTTTTGTCTTCCAAATCGGTTATATATGTAACCCATCAAGTTGAGTTCTTACCTGCTGCTGATCTTATACTG GTCATGAAAGATGGGAGAATCAGCCAAGCTGGAAAATACAGTGATATCCTCAACTCTGGAACTGATTTCATGGAGCTTATAGGCGCACATCAGGAGGCTCTGGCAGTAGTTGGTTCTGTTGATGCCAATTCTGTTTCAGAGAAATCAGTTTTAGGCGAAGAAAATG TTTTAGGCGAAGAAAATGGTGCTGTGAGAGATGCTCTTGGTTTCGATGGGAAACAAGTAAGTCAAGATCCGAAGAATGATAAAGTAGATTCCGGGGAGCCCCAAAGACAAATTGTTCAAGaggaagagagggagaaaggTAGCGTCTCTTTGGATGTGTACTGGAAATATATCACACTAGCATACGGAGGAGCTCTTGTGCCTTTCATATTGTTGGCGCAAACTCTCTTTCAGCTTCTACAGATTGGAAGCAACTACTGGATGGCTTGGGCTACTCCTGTTTCTAAGGATGTGCAAGCTCCTGTGAAACTTTCCACGTTAATGATTGTGTATGTGGCTCTGGCCTTTGGAAGTTCCCTCTGCATTCTTGTTAGAGCCACACTTCTTGTCACCGCTGGTTACAAGACTGCTACTGAACTGTTTCATAAAATGCATCGCTGCATCTTCCGTTCTCCTATGTCTTTCTTTGATTCCACTCCAAGTGGAAGAATCATGAGTAGA GCTTCTACCGACCAGTCTTCAGTAGATTTGGAAATACCGTATCAATTTGGATCAGTTGCTATCACAGTCATTCAGCTTATTGGAATCATTGGAGTAATGTCTCAGGTTTCTTGGATGGTTTTTCTCGTCTTCATCCCTGTGGTTGCTGCCTCTATATGGTATCAG CGTTATTACATAGCTGCAGCTCGAGAACTTTCGCGGTTAGTTGGAGTTTGCAAAGCCCCTCTGATTCAGCATTTTTCTGAAACGATCTCAGGGGCGACAACCATCAGGAGTTTCAGTCAAGAATCTAGATTCCGTGCTGACAACATGAGGCTAAGTGATGGTTACTCTAGGCCCAAATTCTATACAGCTGGAGCAATGGAATGGCTTTGTTTTCGTCTCGATATGTTATCATCACTTACATTTGTCTTTTCGTTGGTTTTCTTGGTCTCCATACCTACTGGAGTGATTGATCCAAGTCTCGCGGGATTAGCAGTGACTTATGGACTAAATCTGAATACCCTCCAAGCTTGGCTGATCTGGACTCTCTGTAATCTTGAGAACAAAATCATATCGGTGGAGAGGATCCTTCAGTATGCAAGTGTTCCCAGTGAACCACCTCTTGTGATAGAATCGAACCGACCAGAGCAATCATGGCCTTCACGTGGTGAAGTTGATATCCGTGATCTTCAG GTCCGATATGCTCCACATATGCCTCTTGTGTTGCGAGGAATAACATGCACATTCAAAGGAGGTTTAAGAACAGGAATTGTTGGAAGGACAGGAAGCGGGAAATCGACTTTGATACAAACTCTGTTCCGCATTGTAGAACCTTCAGCTGGAGAAATCAGGATAGATGGAGTGAATATTTTGACCATTGGGTTGCATGACTTGCGTTTAAGACTAAGTATTATACCTCAAGATCCAACCATGTTTGAAGGAACAGTGAGAAGTAACTTAGACCCTCTTGAAGAGTACACAGATGATCAAATCTGGGAG GCTCTTGACAAGTGCCAACTCGGAGACGAGATGAGGAAAAAGGAACAAAAGCTCGACTCATCTGTGAGCGAGAATGGAGAGAATTGGAGTATGGGTCAGAGGCAACTAGTGTGTCTTGGGAGAGTTCTTCTCAAGAGAAGCAAAATCTTGGTGCTTGATGAGGCCACTGCTTCTGTTGACACTGCAACTGACAATCTGATTCAGAAAACTTTAAGAGAACACTTCTCAGACTGTACAGTGATAACCATTGCACACAGGATATCTTCAGTTATTGACAGCGACATGGTTCTGCTTCTAAGCAACG GGAGCATTGAGGAGTATGATACGCCAGTAAGACTCTTGGAGGATaagtcttcatctttttctaaACTTGTGGCTGAGTATACTACAAGATCTAGTTCCAGTTTCGAGTGA
- the LOC104765085 gene encoding ABC transporter C family member 6-like — MVQVAWQVLIIFIPFVAACAWYRQYYISAARELARLAGISRSPMVHHFSEKLSGITTIRSFDQEPRFRGEIMRLCDCFSRLRFHSYGAMEWLCFRLDLLSTVAFACSLVILVSAPEGAINPSFAGLAVTYALNLNRLQSTLIWTLCDLENKMISVERMLQYINISSEPPLVIESIRPEKSWPSRGEITICNLQVRHGPHLPMVLHGLTCTFPGSLKTGIVGRTGCGKSTLIQTLFRIVEPAAGEIRIDGVNILTIGLHDLRSRLSIIPQDPTMFEGTVRNNLDPLEEYTDDQIWETLDKCQLGDEVRKKELKLDSPVSENGQNWSVGQRQLVCLGRVLLKRSKVLVLDEATASIDTATDNLIQETLRQQFSDCTVITIAHRISSVIDSDMVLLLDQGLIKEHDSPARLLEDRSSLFSKLVAEYTASSDSRSKRNC, encoded by the exons CTTGGCAGGTTCTTATTATCTTCATCCCTTTCGTTGCTGCATGTGCCTGGTATCGG CAATATTACATATCCGCAGCTCGAGAACTTGCAAGATTAGCTGGAATAAGCAGGTCTCCTATGGTACATCATTTTTCTGAAAAACTTTCAGGGATAACAACGATCAGGAGCTTTGACCAAGAACCAAGATTCCGTGGTGAAATCATGAGACTTTGCGATTGTTTTTCTCGGCTGCGGTTCCATTCGTACGGTGCAATGGAATGGCTCTGTTTCCGCCTTGATCTCTTATCCACTGTCGCATTTGCTTGTTCACTTGTTATCTTAGTTTCTGCCCCTGAAGGTGCCATTAATCCTA GCTTTGCAGGTTTGGCGGTTACATATGCTCTCAATCTAAATAGACTGCAGTCCACTTTAATCTGGACGCTTTGCgatctagaaaacaaaatgatatcTGTGGAGAGAATGCTTCAATACATAAATATCTCCAGTGAACCACCTCTTGTTATTGAATCAATTCGGCCTGAGAAATCGTGGCCTTCTCGTGGAGAGATTACAATCTGTAATCTGCAGGTGCGACACGGGCCACATTTGCCTATGGTGCTACATGGACTGACATGCACTTTTCCAGGAAGTCTAAAAACTGGAATAGTTGGAAGAACAGGATGTGGCAAATCCACTCTAATTCAGACCCTTTTTAGGATTGTGGAACCCGCAGCTGGAGAAATCAGGATAGATGGAGTAAACATCTTGACCATTGGGCTGCATGACCTGCGTTCCAGACTAAGTATCATACCTCAAGATCCAACTATGTTCGAAGGCACGGTTCGTAATAACTTGGATCCTCTTGAGGAATACACTGATGACCAAATCTGGGAG aCACTTGACAAGTGTCAACTTGGAGATGAAGTAAGGAAGAAAGAACTAAAGCTAGATTCCCCTG TTAGTGAGAATGGACAGAACTGGAGTGTTGGTCAGAGACAACTGGTATGTCTGGGAAGAGTCTTGCTCAAGAGAAGCAAAGTATTGGTTCTTGATGAGGCCACTGCTTCTATCGATACCGCTACTGATAATCTGATCCAGGAGACTCTGAGGCAACAATTTTCGGATTGTACAGTGATAACAATCGCACACAGAATATCTTCTGTTATAGACAGCGATATGGTCCTGCTCCTAGACCAAG GTCTTATCAAAGAGCATGATTCACCGGCGAGATTGCTTGAAGACAGGTCGTCATTATTCTCAAAGCTTGTGGCGGAGTACACAGCGAGTTCTGATTCCAGATCCAAAAGAAACTGTTAG